The Halorussus gelatinilyticus genome contains the following window.
TCGTCTGTGGGCGTTCTGACCTCTCTACGTTCGGTTTCGATTCGGCCCGGAATAACCTCCGGGAAACGTAACCGGGATACCGCAGGCCCTGTTTGGGCTACGTATGACCGACGTCAAGCGGGAACTGTCGAGTATCGACCTCGCCGCCGTAGTCGCGGAACTCGGCGCGTACGAGGGCGCGAAACTCGACAAGGCCTACCTCTACGACGACGACCTCCTGCGACTCAAGATGCGGGACTTCGACCGCGGCCGCGTCGAACTCATCGTGGAGGTCGGCGAGACCAAGCGCGCCCACGTCTCGGCCCCGGAGAACGTTCCCGACGCGCCGGGCCGACCGCCGAACTTCGCCATGATGCTCCGCAATCGGCTCTCGGGCGCGGACTTCGCCGGCGTCGAGCAGTACGGCTTCGACCGCATCCTCCAGTTCCACTTCGAGCGCGGCGACGAGGACACCACCATCGTCGCCGAACTGTTCGGACAGGGCAACCTCGCCGTGCTGGACGAGAACAACGAGGTCGTGGACAGCCTCGACACCGTGCGACTCAAGTCCCGGACCGTCGCGCCGGGGAGCCAGTACGAGTTCCCCGACGAGCGCATCAACCCCCTCGAAGTCGAGTACGAGACCTTGGTGGCCCACATGGACGAGTCGGACACCGACCTCGTGCGAACCCTCGCCACGCAACTCAACTTCGGGGGGCTCTACGCCGAGGAGGTCTGTACGCGCGCCGGCGTCGAGAAGGGGAAAGACATCGCGGACGCCGACGAGAGCGACTACGAGGCCATCTTCGAGGCCATCCAGCGACTCGCCGAACCGGTCCGGACCGGGAACTTCGACCCCCGCGTCTACCGGGACGACGACGTGCTGGTGGACGTGACGCCGATGCCCCTCGAAGAGTACGCCGACCGCGACGGCGAGGCGTTCGACACCTTCAACGAGGCGGTCGATTACTACTTCACCAACTTCGTGCCGGAGGGCGAGACGGAGGCCGAGCAGTCCGTCGGCGACCAGCGCCCCGACTTCGAGGCCGAAATCGAGAAGCAGAAACGCATCATCGAACAGCAGGAGCAGGCCATCGAGGGCTTCGAGCAGGAGGCCGAACTGGAACGCGAGAAGGCCGAACGACTCTACGGCCACTACGGACTCGCCGACGACATCCTCACGACGGTCCGGAACGCGCTGGACGAGGGGACCTCGTGGGACGAAATCGAGGCCCGCTTCGAGGAAGGGGCCGAGCAGGGCATCGAGGCCGCCGAAGCCGTGCAGGGCGTTGACCCCGAGAACGGCACGGTCACGGTCGAACTCGACGGCGTGGACGTGCCGCTCGACGCCGAGATGGGGGTCGAGAAGAACGCCGACCGACTCTACACCGAGGCCAAGCGCATCGAGGGGAAGAAGGAGGGCGCGCTCGCCGCCATCGAGGACACCCGCGAGGACTTGGAGGAAGTCGAACGGCGCAAGGAGGAGTGGGAGGCCGAACCGGACGACGGTGAGGATGGGGACGACGAGGACGACCACGAGGACGTGGACTGGCTCTCCCGCCAGTCGATTCCGGTCCGCCAGCAGGAACAGTGGTACGAGCGGTTCCGGTGGTTCCGGACCAGCGACGGCTTCCTCGTCATCGGCGGGCGCAACGCCGACCAGAACGAGGAACTGGTCCAGAAGTACTTGGAGGGCAACGACCTGTTCTTCCACGCGCAGGCCCAC
Protein-coding sequences here:
- the rqcH gene encoding ribosome rescue protein RqcH — encoded protein: MTDVKRELSSIDLAAVVAELGAYEGAKLDKAYLYDDDLLRLKMRDFDRGRVELIVEVGETKRAHVSAPENVPDAPGRPPNFAMMLRNRLSGADFAGVEQYGFDRILQFHFERGDEDTTIVAELFGQGNLAVLDENNEVVDSLDTVRLKSRTVAPGSQYEFPDERINPLEVEYETLVAHMDESDTDLVRTLATQLNFGGLYAEEVCTRAGVEKGKDIADADESDYEAIFEAIQRLAEPVRTGNFDPRVYRDDDVLVDVTPMPLEEYADRDGEAFDTFNEAVDYYFTNFVPEGETEAEQSVGDQRPDFEAEIEKQKRIIEQQEQAIEGFEQEAELEREKAERLYGHYGLADDILTTVRNALDEGTSWDEIEARFEEGAEQGIEAAEAVQGVDPENGTVTVELDGVDVPLDAEMGVEKNADRLYTEAKRIEGKKEGALAAIEDTREDLEEVERRKEEWEAEPDDGEDGDDEDDHEDVDWLSRQSIPVRQQEQWYERFRWFRTSDGFLVIGGRNADQNEELVQKYLEGNDLFFHAQAHGGPVTVLKTSDPSEPSRDVDVPERSKREAAQFAVSYSSVWKDSRFAGDAYMVTPDQVSKTPESGEYLEKGGFAIRGDREYFRDVEVGVAVGISCEPHTRVLGGPPEAIVPQVETHVAVEPGRYAQNDIAKRIYRAFRERFADTSFVRKVASPDLIQEFLPPGGSRMKEE